One genomic window of Methanosarcina acetivorans C2A includes the following:
- a CDS encoding ferredoxin--NADP reductase, with protein sequence MKKPFTLSSSPTEEFLEITKKLTDHPFSNALAALKPGDQVSINGPFGEFTFREEYRNIGMLSGGIGITPLRSIIKYLVDKKLNTSIILLYSNRSENDIAFKEELENAQKQNPNIKIIDTITRPGPDWKGITGRINAEMVKKFIPDYRERTFFTCGPMKMVDSMVSLLQELEIPEKQIKREIFPGAN encoded by the coding sequence ATGAAGAAACCTTTTACGCTCTCTAGCAGCCCTACTGAAGAGTTTCTTGAAATTACCAAGAAGCTGACAGACCATCCCTTCTCAAATGCTCTGGCAGCCCTGAAACCGGGGGATCAGGTTTCCATAAATGGACCTTTTGGGGAGTTCACCTTCCGGGAGGAGTACAGGAATATAGGCATGCTCTCTGGCGGTATAGGTATAACCCCGCTGCGGAGCATAATCAAATATCTGGTCGATAAGAAGCTAAATACCAGCATAATCCTGCTTTACTCTAACCGCAGTGAGAATGATATAGCCTTCAAAGAAGAGCTTGAGAATGCGCAGAAGCAAAACCCCAACATAAAAATAATTGACACGATCACAAGACCCGGACCGGACTGGAAGGGAATCACAGGAAGGATCAATGCCGAAATGGTCAAAAAATTTATTCCGGATTACCGGGAACGTACGTTCTTTACATGCGGCCCGATGAAAATGGTAGATTCGATGGTTTCTCTTTTACAGGAGCTGGAGATACCGGAAAAACAGATAAAGCGGGAAATTTTTCCAGGTGCGAATTGA
- a CDS encoding DUF1269 domain-containing protein: protein MSELIVFAFSDDKGASEMDEAIKKLQKEQLITLDDAAVVVRNHDGKVKVKQAVNLVGAGTVGGAFWGMLIGLLFWMPWLGMAIGAITGAISGKLSDYGIDDDFIHEVAETIEPGGSALFLLISKWTEDKVLEELSKYNPKVVRTSLSKDEESKLKAAFGAGE from the coding sequence ATGAGTGAGTTGATAGTTTTTGCTTTTTCGGATGATAAAGGTGCATCTGAAATGGATGAAGCGATCAAGAAGCTTCAAAAAGAACAGTTAATAACCCTTGATGATGCTGCAGTCGTTGTTCGCAACCACGATGGTAAGGTTAAGGTAAAGCAGGCCGTAAACCTTGTAGGCGCAGGTACGGTGGGAGGAGCATTCTGGGGGATGTTGATTGGTTTGCTTTTCTGGATGCCCTGGTTGGGAATGGCAATCGGTGCAATAACAGGTGCCATTTCAGGCAAATTAAGTGATTATGGAATCGATGACGATTTCATTCATGAAGTTGCCGAAACTATTGAACCGGGCGGATCTGCCCTCTTCCTGCTGATCTCAAAGTGGACTGAGGATAAGGTTCTCGAGGAATTAAGCAAATACAATCCAAAAGTGGTACGCACCTCCCTTTCAAAAGACGAAGAAAGCAAACTAAAAGCCGCCTTCGGAGCCGGAGAATGA
- a CDS encoding iron-containing alcohol dehydrogenase produces MTYTYLNPKVALMGAGCVKEIGKHAKELGGTKALIVSGRSRHGEELAGDIRKILETAGLKIAIFPGADPNPTDSSVMEGAIIYEKENCDLIVAVGGGSPMDCAKAIGIVAKNGGEINDYEGIGKVTKGVPPLITVNTTAGTASEMTSFTIITDTKRHIKMAIVDPRITPDVAVNDPELMVSMPPALTAATGMDALTHAVEAYVSTIATPTTDAAAIKAIELISKYLPEAVAHGGDVRTRDMMAHAEYLAGIAFNNASLGYVHSMAHQLGGLYDLPHGICNAILLPYVEMYNKEVCPERFADIAKAMGEKVEGLSPEEAADKAIAAIKKLAADIGIPSGLKELGAREEDLELLAENAMQDVCHLTNPRELSKEEVIEIYRKAM; encoded by the coding sequence ATGACATATACCTATCTGAACCCGAAAGTAGCTCTTATGGGGGCTGGTTGTGTAAAAGAAATCGGCAAGCATGCAAAAGAGCTTGGGGGTACTAAAGCCCTGATCGTTTCAGGAAGGAGCAGGCATGGAGAAGAACTTGCAGGAGATATCCGGAAAATCCTTGAAACCGCCGGGCTGAAAATAGCAATCTTTCCAGGAGCGGATCCGAACCCGACAGACAGTTCGGTTATGGAAGGGGCAATAATATACGAAAAAGAGAACTGTGACCTGATCGTTGCTGTCGGAGGTGGAAGCCCGATGGATTGTGCAAAAGCCATCGGCATCGTAGCTAAAAACGGAGGGGAGATTAACGACTACGAAGGCATCGGAAAGGTCACGAAGGGTGTCCCTCCGCTTATCACGGTAAATACAACCGCCGGCACCGCAAGTGAGATGACGAGTTTTACAATTATTACGGACACGAAAAGACACATCAAAATGGCAATCGTTGATCCCCGCATCACACCCGACGTAGCAGTTAACGACCCCGAACTGATGGTAAGTATGCCACCGGCGCTTACGGCTGCAACCGGAATGGATGCTCTTACCCATGCAGTTGAAGCTTATGTTTCCACTATTGCTACTCCGACCACCGATGCGGCGGCTATCAAGGCAATCGAGCTAATCTCAAAATATCTGCCCGAAGCTGTTGCCCACGGGGGAGATGTGAGGACAAGAGACATGATGGCTCATGCCGAATATCTTGCAGGCATTGCTTTCAATAACGCTAGCCTTGGCTATGTGCACTCCATGGCCCACCAGCTCGGCGGATTATATGACCTCCCGCACGGCATCTGCAATGCAATTCTCCTTCCCTATGTGGAAATGTACAACAAGGAAGTCTGTCCCGAACGGTTTGCCGATATTGCAAAGGCAATGGGAGAAAAAGTTGAGGGTCTGAGCCCGGAAGAAGCTGCAGACAAAGCCATAGCTGCCATTAAAAAGCTTGCAGCTGACATTGGAATTCCCTCGGGTCTGAAAGAGCTCGGAGCCAGGGAGGAAGACCTCGAACTGCTGGCGGAAAATGCCATGCAGGACGTCTGCCACCTTACAAATCCAAGAGAGCTCTCAAAAGAAGAGGTGATTGAAATTTACAGGAAAGCAATGTGA
- a CDS encoding alpha/beta hydrolase, translating into MNQTKDSLEPATRIFVEKINRESDTPVYKLSPKDACKVLYDLQAAEVAKLPADIENLTIPVGSEGQVSIRIIRSAGNKEILPVVMYFHGAGWILGDKDTHDRLVREIAKGANAAVVFVNLTLSPEAKYSVQIEEAYAATKYIAENGKEFNLDTSRLAVAGDSVGGNVAAAVSLLAKERGGPKIVYQVLFYPVTDTNFGAPSYRKYSTDIWLTREAMKCFWDNYFSEKEARRQPTAFPLKASDDQLKGQPPALLIIDENDVSRNAVEAYTHKLMQAGVDVVTVRYLGTIHDFVMLNLLGGTPAACSAIGLANENLRNIFSRS; encoded by the coding sequence ATGAATCAGACAAAAGATTCACTCGAACCAGCTACCAGAATATTTGTAGAAAAAATAAACAGAGAGAGTGACACTCCAGTCTACAAACTCTCCCCTAAAGACGCTTGTAAGGTTCTTTACGATTTGCAGGCTGCTGAAGTGGCAAAATTACCTGCGGACATTGAGAATCTAACCATTCCGGTAGGATCTGAGGGACAGGTTTCTATCAGGATAATAAGATCGGCAGGAAATAAGGAAATCTTACCTGTTGTAATGTACTTTCATGGCGCAGGCTGGATACTGGGGGATAAAGATACGCATGACCGGCTGGTTAGGGAAATCGCCAAAGGAGCAAATGCCGCGGTTGTATTTGTCAATTTAACGCTGTCTCCTGAGGCAAAATATTCTGTACAGATCGAAGAGGCATATGCTGCGACAAAATACATTGCAGAGAATGGGAAAGAATTCAACCTGGATACTTCAAGGCTTGCGGTTGCCGGCGACAGCGTAGGAGGAAATGTGGCGGCGGCCGTTTCACTCCTGGCAAAGGAGCGGGGCGGCCCAAAAATTGTTTATCAGGTGCTCTTTTATCCTGTTACCGATACAAATTTCGGCGCCCCATCGTATAGGAAGTATTCGACCGACATCTGGCTTACCCGTGAAGCGATGAAGTGTTTCTGGGACAATTATTTTTCCGAGAAGGAAGCGCGCAGGCAGCCGACAGCATTTCCATTAAAGGCTTCGGACGACCAGCTGAAGGGACAGCCTCCGGCTTTGCTCATCATCGATGAAAATGATGTGAGCCGTAACGCAGTCGAGGCATATACCCACAAGCTGATGCAAGCCGGGGTCGACGTCGTAACTGTTCGATACCTGGGAACAATACACGATTTCGTGATGCTGAACCTCCTTGGGGGCACACCCGCAGCCTGCAGTGCAATCGGCCTGGCGAATGAAAATCTCAGGAACATATTTTCCAGATCGTAA
- a CDS encoding amylo-alpha-1,6-glucosidase, producing the protein MSGVRLGADFLSTYEEGTKREWVIGNGLGGYASSTVIGAGTRTYHGLLVAAPENFPGRLLLLSSLDEEISIDKEVYKLATHKYPDNISPEGFNYLSEFIRSPFPLWVYQAGDFTLKKKVFMVHGSNTTYVLYDIISRKEGALLKIFPLVSSRDFNLTARSGYLSFYQKAGPAGVELASSNGFTFSLSSNLQYHPDPIWYFNLEYDTEKKRGLNFQEDIFNPGYFESKLEPGASRFFVAASTKDISSLTLEQVDKLYVREANRQNLLILDSKLIESFALKLLRATDSFVVKNHATGENTVIAGYHWYSDWGRDSMISLPGLLLIPYRFEEARSALNNFARYCRRGLIPNTFPAFGGDPIYNTVDASLWFIHALDRYFAYTQDFLFLSDVWDTVSSIIDNYCAGTDFAIGMDSDYLIWQGPQLTWMDAKVGEWAVTPRAGKACEVNALWYNALKTASYMGTLLGEDISSYETLAAGVASNFENTFWNPESNCLFDLIHQDEAGNQVKDPAIRPNQIFAVSLPYTMLSPEKEKAIVDRVEKDLLTPFGLKTLSSDHPLYKGQYRGDALTRDTAYHNGTVWPWLLGAYVKAYLKVNNSSKSSLEEMRVLLEGFDAHLEVAGIGTISEVFDGDYPHAPGGSIAQAWSVAEILRAYVEDVLGIKP; encoded by the coding sequence ATGAGTGGGGTCAGACTTGGAGCAGATTTTCTTTCAACATACGAAGAAGGAACAAAAAGAGAATGGGTTATAGGCAACGGGCTTGGAGGATATGCTTCTTCTACGGTCATAGGGGCAGGGACCAGGACTTACCACGGCCTGCTGGTAGCGGCTCCGGAGAATTTTCCGGGAAGACTTTTGCTGCTTTCTTCCCTTGATGAGGAGATCTCAATCGACAAAGAAGTATATAAACTTGCGACCCACAAATATCCGGACAATATCTCTCCTGAGGGCTTCAATTACCTTTCCGAATTCATTCGTAGCCCATTTCCCCTCTGGGTTTACCAGGCCGGGGATTTTACCTTAAAGAAAAAAGTCTTCATGGTTCATGGCAGTAACACAACTTATGTCCTCTATGATATAATTTCCAGAAAAGAGGGAGCTTTGCTAAAAATTTTCCCTCTGGTCAGCTCAAGAGATTTCAATCTCACTGCTCGTTCCGGATATCTTTCCTTTTATCAGAAAGCCGGTCCTGCGGGAGTGGAACTGGCAAGCTCTAATGGTTTTACTTTCTCACTTTCATCCAATCTCCAGTATCATCCTGATCCCATATGGTACTTTAACCTGGAATATGATACTGAGAAGAAACGGGGACTTAACTTTCAGGAAGATATCTTCAATCCGGGTTATTTTGAAAGCAAACTCGAACCGGGAGCTTCACGCTTTTTTGTCGCTGCTTCAACAAAAGATATTTCTTCTCTTACTCTCGAGCAAGTTGACAAACTCTATGTAAGGGAAGCAAATAGGCAGAATCTTCTTATTCTCGATTCGAAGCTTATCGAGTCCTTTGCTCTTAAGCTTCTCAGGGCGACCGACTCTTTTGTGGTTAAAAACCACGCCACAGGTGAAAATACGGTTATTGCAGGATATCACTGGTACTCTGACTGGGGAAGGGATTCCATGATTTCTCTGCCCGGCTTGCTTTTAATTCCTTATCGTTTCGAGGAGGCAAGGTCCGCTCTCAACAATTTCGCCCGGTACTGTCGAAGAGGACTGATCCCCAATACTTTCCCGGCTTTCGGAGGAGATCCGATTTATAATACAGTGGATGCTTCTCTCTGGTTTATTCATGCTCTGGATCGCTATTTCGCATATACGCAAGACTTCCTTTTCCTCTCGGATGTCTGGGATACCGTGAGCAGCATTATAGACAACTATTGTGCAGGCACGGATTTTGCAATCGGCATGGATTCTGATTATCTTATCTGGCAGGGGCCTCAGCTAACCTGGATGGATGCCAAAGTCGGGGAATGGGCAGTAACTCCAAGAGCAGGTAAAGCCTGTGAGGTAAATGCTCTCTGGTATAACGCTCTGAAAACCGCTTCTTACATGGGTACTCTTCTTGGCGAAGATATCTCCTCATATGAGACTCTTGCAGCAGGCGTTGCTTCGAATTTTGAAAACACTTTCTGGAACCCGGAATCTAACTGTCTCTTTGACCTCATACATCAGGATGAGGCGGGAAACCAGGTTAAAGACCCTGCAATCCGTCCCAATCAAATCTTTGCTGTTTCGCTTCCCTATACCATGCTTTCTCCTGAGAAAGAAAAAGCAATTGTAGACAGAGTTGAAAAAGATCTTCTGACACCCTTCGGGCTCAAAACTCTCTCGAGTGATCATCCTCTGTATAAAGGACAGTATCGTGGAGACGCTCTCACCAGAGATACGGCTTATCACAACGGGACAGTCTGGCCCTGGCTCCTCGGAGCCTATGTAAAAGCTTACCTGAAAGTCAATAATTCTTCGAAAAGCAGTCTTGAGGAAATGCGTGTTCTTCTTGAAGGCTTTGATGCGCACCTTGAGGTTGCAGGTATTGGCACAATTTCCGAAGTGTTCGATGGGGACTACCCCCACGCTCCAGGTGGTTCTATCGCCCAGGCCTGGAGCGTTGCAGAGATTCTCAGGGCATATGTGGAGGATGTACTCGGGATCAAACCTTGA